A genomic segment from bacterium encodes:
- a CDS encoding putative sulfate/molybdate transporter, which yields MCKKQIPISKSFEFNLRELAGSMGDFGTLFPLAIGYIVICGLNPSGFLVMMGLANIITGLVYRLPMPIEPMKVLAVMAIAQHWSPSMVYASGFAMGVIWGLFALSGAVGYLAKRTPNSVIRGIQVTLGILLAIQAFKMLSTGWIVGLISIVIVLTLRQNRYAPAAVVLIFFGVGMMLVKGQFRQVTPPDFSLPPITSFRLDEVWQTLLLAGFAQIPLTITNATIATASLIKTYWPDKSVSEKQLSYNQGIMNLIVPFFGGMPMCHGAGGLAGQYYFGARTGGTNIIEGILEIVMGLFLASSIAGLFTFFPTAIIGAMMFLVGVELTKFAKDIHLNKDIIPLIVTIGVSLLTNMACGFLAGLIVHYLSKKWLATEQKKTTH from the coding sequence TGTGCAAAAAGCAAATTCCTATCAGTAAATCCTTTGAATTTAACCTAAGAGAGTTAGCCGGCTCTATGGGTGATTTTGGAACACTTTTTCCACTGGCTATTGGTTATATTGTTATCTGTGGGCTTAATCCATCAGGATTCCTGGTGATGATGGGACTGGCAAATATCATTACTGGTCTTGTTTATCGTCTACCTATGCCTATTGAACCGATGAAGGTGCTGGCGGTAATGGCTATTGCCCAACACTGGTCACCATCAATGGTTTACGCCTCTGGATTTGCGATGGGTGTTATCTGGGGACTTTTTGCTCTAAGTGGTGCGGTTGGTTATTTGGCAAAGAGGACACCTAATTCTGTTATACGCGGTATCCAGGTAACATTAGGGATACTTCTGGCCATTCAGGCATTCAAAATGCTTTCGACCGGCTGGATAGTTGGTCTTATTTCCATCGTGATAGTATTGACATTACGACAAAATCGCTATGCCCCTGCCGCTGTTGTCTTGATATTTTTTGGTGTGGGAATGATGTTGGTCAAAGGACAGTTCAGGCAAGTTACTCCACCTGATTTTAGCCTGCCACCAATTACTTCCTTTCGCCTTGATGAAGTCTGGCAAACATTACTATTGGCAGGGTTTGCACAAATTCCGCTGACAATTACCAACGCCACGATTGCTACAGCTTCATTAATTAAAACATACTGGCCAGATAAATCGGTGAGTGAAAAACAACTTTCTTATAACCAGGGGATTATGAACTTGATTGTCCCATTTTTTGGAGGAATGCCTATGTGTCATGGTGCAGGTGGTTTAGCCGGTCAATACTACTTTGGGGCACGAACCGGTGGGACAAATATTATCGAAGGAATCCTTGAAATCGTAATGGGGTTGTTTTTAGCCTCTTCAATCGCTGGCTTGTTCACCTTCTTCCCTACCGCTATTATTGGTGCGATGATGTTTCTGGTCGGCGTAGAACTGACCAAATTTGCTAAAGATATTCATTTGAATAAAGACATAATCCCTCTAATAGTAACCATTGGTGTTTCCCTATTGACCAATATGGCTTGCGGTTTCTTAGCCGGCCTCATTGTTCACTACTTGAGTAAAAAATGGCTGGCAACAGAGCAAAAGAAAACCACTCACTAA